One part of the Lycium ferocissimum isolate CSIRO_LF1 chromosome 8, AGI_CSIRO_Lferr_CH_V1, whole genome shotgun sequence genome encodes these proteins:
- the LOC132066526 gene encoding uncharacterized protein LOC132066526, which produces MFLKMRWNLSTRVLLMLIKVCKLLKPQVQILPCLLVKECKQWIKKPLILEKEHMQTNISLPPSTDQVMQHSQSVETCSSNPRKVKRVRGRNKCKEVASLEVGQKLKVTFYNNRTVGTNSNLFSRHLGRIIRDRNMCPLGVPSWNDIKQEKLNHMWAAVEVTNVVQSMIVLLDLFLYISAKSIL; this is translated from the exons ATGTTTCTGAAAATGAGGTGGAATCTCTCCACAAGAGTGCTATTGATGCTAATCAAAGTATGCAAACTCCTAAAACCACAAGTTCAAATTCTGCCATGTCTTCTAGTCAAGGAATGCAAACAATGGATAAAAAAACCCTTGATTCTTGAGAAAGAGCATATGCAAACCAATATTTCATTGCCACCATCTACTGATCAAGTTATGCAACACTCCCAATCAGTTGAaacat GTTCATCTAATCCTAGAAAGGTAAAAAGAGTTCGGGGTAGGAACAAGTGTAAAGAAGTTGCATCACTTGAAGTTGGACAAAAGCTGAAAGTAACTTTTTACAATAATCGAACTGTTGGAACAAATAGCAACCTGTTTTCGAGGCACTTGGGAAGAATAATTCGTGATCGTAATATGTGTCCGTTGGGAGTTCCATCGTGGAATGATATTAAGCAAGAAAAATTGAATCACATGTGGGCAGCTGTTGAGGTAACAAATGTAGTACAAAGTATGATTGTGCTTCTGGACCTGTTCTTGTACATTTCGGCTAAATCCATTTTGTGA